In one Mucilaginibacter sp. PAMB04168 genomic region, the following are encoded:
- the guaA gene encoding glutamine-hydrolyzing GMP synthase: MPEKILILDFGSQFTQLIARRVRELNIYCEIHPFNHFPEVDSTVKGIILSGSPYSVRQEDAPQFDFAPYHGEMPILGVCYGAQYLAQHNGGEVQASNTREYGRANLQYINQSNRLFKNVPANSQVWMSHGDTITSLADNFEIIASTDTVEVAAYQIKDTQTYAIQFHPEVTHSLDGKQLLQNFLVDICGCHQEWTSESFVETTVAALKEKLGNDKVVLGLSGGVDSSVAAVLLHQAIGKNLYCIFVDNGLLRKDEFESVLDSYKDMGLNVKGIDAKQRFYDALEGLSDPEKKRKAIGRVFIEVFDDAAHEVQDVKWLGQGTIYPDVIESVSVNGPSATIKSHHNVGGLPDFMKLKVVEPLNTLFKDEVRRVGKTLGIDDKILGRHPFPGPGLAIRILGEVTPEKVAILQQADAIYINNLRQAGVYDKVWQAGAIYLPVQSVGVMGDERTYENVVCLRAVESLDGMTADWCHLPYELLAKISNEIINNVKGINRVVYDISSKPPATIEWE; encoded by the coding sequence ATGCCTGAAAAAATTCTTATTCTCGATTTCGGCTCCCAGTTTACCCAGCTAATAGCCCGCCGTGTCAGAGAGCTTAACATTTATTGCGAAATCCACCCTTTCAATCATTTTCCTGAAGTTGACAGCACTGTAAAAGGTATCATCCTTTCCGGCAGCCCATATTCAGTTCGTCAGGAAGATGCGCCGCAGTTTGACTTTGCGCCTTACCATGGCGAAATGCCTATATTGGGTGTATGCTATGGCGCACAGTATTTAGCGCAGCATAACGGTGGCGAAGTACAAGCCTCAAACACCCGCGAGTATGGGCGGGCCAACCTGCAATACATTAATCAATCCAACCGGCTGTTCAAAAATGTTCCGGCTAACTCACAGGTTTGGATGTCGCACGGCGATACCATTACCAGCCTTGCCGATAATTTTGAGATTATTGCCAGTACCGATACCGTTGAGGTAGCCGCTTATCAAATAAAAGACACACAAACTTACGCCATACAATTTCACCCGGAGGTTACCCATAGTTTAGATGGCAAGCAACTGCTGCAAAACTTTTTGGTTGATATTTGCGGTTGCCACCAGGAGTGGACTTCAGAATCATTTGTAGAAACCACCGTTGCCGCTTTAAAAGAGAAGCTGGGCAATGATAAAGTAGTTTTAGGCCTTTCGGGCGGTGTAGATTCATCAGTAGCGGCTGTGCTACTGCATCAGGCAATAGGCAAAAACCTGTACTGTATTTTTGTTGACAATGGGTTGCTGCGCAAAGATGAATTTGAATCGGTGCTTGACTCTTACAAAGACATGGGCTTAAACGTAAAGGGCATTGATGCTAAACAGCGTTTTTATGATGCACTGGAAGGCTTAAGCGACCCTGAAAAGAAACGTAAGGCGATTGGCCGTGTATTTATTGAAGTGTTTGATGACGCTGCCCATGAAGTACAAGACGTAAAATGGTTGGGCCAGGGTACTATTTACCCCGACGTAATTGAATCCGTATCGGTTAACGGCCCATCGGCTACCATTAAATCGCATCACAACGTAGGCGGCTTGCCCGACTTTATGAAGCTAAAGGTAGTGGAACCCCTAAACACTTTATTTAAAGATGAAGTAAGACGCGTAGGGAAAACGTTAGGCATTGATGATAAAATTTTAGGTCGTCATCCATTCCCAGGGCCTGGTTTAGCTATCCGTATACTGGGCGAAGTAACACCTGAAAAGGTGGCTATATTACAACAGGCAGATGCAATTTATATCAACAATTTGCGCCAGGCTGGTGTTTACGATAAGGTTTGGCAGGCGGGCGCTATTTATTTGCCGGTACAATCGGTGGGTGTAATGGGCGATGAGCGAACCTACGAGAACGTAGTTTGCTTACGCGCCGTGGAATCCTTGGATGGCATGACGGCCGACTGGTGCCACTTACCATATGAGCTGCTTGCTAAGATATCAAATGAGATTATTAACAACGTGAAAGGAATAAACCGGGTTGTATATGACATTAGTTCAAAACCACCGGCTACCATTGAGTGGGAATAA
- a CDS encoding MarC family protein: MFNTFDPRQILSVTMILFAIIDILGAIPIIIDLRQRAGHIESEKASFTVLILMIVFLFVGEELLKIIGLDISSFAIAGSLVIFIIAMEMILGITFFKEDEHIASTVSIVPLAFPLIAGAGTMTTLLSLKSQYATANIIVGITLNTIIVYVVLKNVQLLEKMLGKTGLGVLRKAFGIILLAIAIKLFRSNSGL; encoded by the coding sequence ATGTTCAATACGTTCGATCCGCGGCAAATACTATCTGTAACCATGATTCTGTTTGCCATTATTGATATTCTGGGAGCTATCCCTATCATCATCGATCTGCGCCAGCGTGCAGGCCATATCGAATCTGAAAAGGCCTCTTTCACAGTATTAATTTTGATGATCGTATTCCTGTTCGTAGGGGAGGAACTGCTTAAAATTATTGGGCTCGATATATCGTCTTTTGCCATTGCCGGTTCGTTGGTCATTTTTATTATCGCTATGGAGATGATACTGGGCATTACCTTTTTTAAGGAAGACGAGCACATAGCATCTACCGTTTCCATCGTACCGCTGGCATTCCCCCTTATTGCCGGTGCCGGCACCATGACTACGCTGCTTTCGTTAAAATCTCAATACGCTACCGCTAACATCATTGTAGGCATTACACTAAATACCATAATTGTATATGTGGTATTGAAAAACGTGCAGTTGCTGGAAAAAATGCTGGGTAAAACCGGCTTGGGCGTACTGCGTAAAGCTTTTGGCATCATATTGCTGGCCATTGCTATCAAGCTGTTCAGAAGCAACAGTGGGTTGTAG
- a CDS encoding MFS transporter, which translates to MKGDKNLWILVFICVINSMGFGIIVPLLYDYGKKFGLTGQTIGILTASFSVAQFFATPLLGALSDKWGRKPLLAISLAGTCLSFLMFALAQNLIMLFAARVLDGITGGNISVAQAMVSDRSTPEDRAKKFGILSSAFGFGFVLGPALGGLLSKLGMQVPFFFAAGIALVGALCTFFFLKETKPGIEQGTTSHETSTGNNGGKATGSQQSKTNHQKHKFSFASLITSLKIPVVGTAVFVGFLLTMAQFIMIIGFQTFSVDELKIKPTQIGLLYAGFGITGILMQLAVPFITRVISSKAVILLLSTAVCLGAMLFTGFTNALIPFAACLFIYGLFNGLRNPMLNAIIADRSDDNTQGEILGVNQSYASVGQALGPVAAGLMTAVSIHAVFFLSAFFILMGFLLTFRLKAKEKQTT; encoded by the coding sequence ATGAAAGGAGATAAGAATTTATGGATACTGGTTTTTATATGTGTAATCAACTCTATGGGGTTTGGCATCATTGTGCCTTTATTATATGATTATGGTAAGAAATTCGGTTTAACGGGACAGACCATCGGTATTCTTACCGCTTCATTTTCTGTTGCCCAGTTTTTTGCTACGCCGCTATTAGGCGCACTTTCAGATAAATGGGGCCGTAAGCCACTCCTAGCTATAAGCCTGGCAGGTACATGTCTGTCCTTCCTGATGTTTGCATTGGCGCAAAATCTGATTATGCTGTTTGCCGCACGTGTTTTAGACGGCATCACAGGTGGAAATATATCAGTGGCCCAAGCCATGGTATCAGACCGCTCCACACCCGAAGACCGGGCCAAAAAGTTTGGTATCCTGAGTTCGGCATTCGGTTTCGGCTTTGTATTAGGGCCGGCTCTTGGGGGCTTGTTAAGCAAGCTGGGCATGCAGGTGCCCTTCTTTTTTGCAGCAGGTATTGCTTTAGTTGGTGCACTTTGTACGTTTTTCTTTTTAAAAGAAACCAAGCCTGGAATAGAGCAAGGAACTACGAGCCATGAGACAAGCACTGGTAACAATGGCGGTAAGGCAACTGGCAGCCAACAATCTAAAACAAACCATCAAAAACACAAGTTTTCTTTTGCATCGCTTATTACTTCATTAAAGATACCGGTAGTAGGTACTGCTGTATTTGTTGGGTTTTTACTAACCATGGCGCAGTTTATAATGATCATCGGCTTTCAAACCTTTTCGGTTGATGAGCTTAAGATTAAGCCCACACAAATTGGTTTGTTGTATGCGGGGTTTGGCATAACCGGCATTTTAATGCAATTGGCCGTGCCTTTTATAACGCGGGTTATTTCTTCAAAGGCGGTAATCCTTTTACTTTCAACTGCTGTATGTTTAGGTGCTATGCTTTTTACCGGCTTTACAAACGCTCTAATCCCGTTTGCGGCCTGCTTGTTTATATACGGTTTATTCAACGGCTTGCGTAACCCCATGCTCAACGCCATTATTGCCGACCGAAGCGACGATAACACGCAAGGCGAAATCCTGGGTGTAAATCAATCATATGCCTCGGTAGGGCAAGCACTGGGGCCTGTTGCTGCCGGTTTAATGACAGCCGTATCCATACACGCGGTGTTCTTTTTATCGGCATTTTTTATTTTGATGGGCTTTTTGCTTACCTTTCGCTTAAAAGCAAAAGAGAAGCAAACAACCTAA
- a CDS encoding amino acid permease translates to MSLFIKKSIQSLLAASAESDKSLKRTLGPTALIALGIGAIIGAGLFVRTAAAAGGNAGPAVTISFIIAAIGCALAGLCYAEFASMIPIAGSAYTYSYATMGEFIAWIIGWDLVLEYALGAATVAIGWSQYLNDLLMTFFGTSIPYEWSHSPFQSAGGVHGIVNLPAILIIFLLTMLLIRGTAESAVVNNIIVMVKVAIVLLIIGFGWQFINPLNHTPYMIPADAGTVKLSTGVLHDYATTGNHGWFGVLRGASIVFFAFIGFDAVSTAAQEAKNPQKDMPLGILVSLVICTALYILFSHVLTGIASYKEFLTQGSEASVSYAIRHHMPGYEWLAKLVTVAILAGFSSVILVMLMGQTRVFYTMSIDGLVPPVFSKLHPKHRTPYKSQWLFFVFVSLFAGFVPDSIVGDMVSIGTLFAFVLVCVGIFILRSTDPDLNRPFKTPLYFIVCPLGAIVCLFMIASEGWENWARLIVWLIIGFIIYFSYGIKHSKVRLGADKTPLDPPNPKFVD, encoded by the coding sequence ATGAGTTTATTTATTAAAAAGTCCATTCAGTCGTTGCTGGCTGCATCAGCTGAATCGGATAAGAGCTTAAAGCGCACTTTAGGCCCAACGGCGTTGATTGCCTTGGGTATAGGTGCAATTATTGGTGCAGGTTTGTTTGTGCGTACAGCTGCTGCGGCAGGTGGTAATGCCGGTCCGGCCGTAACCATTTCGTTCATCATTGCTGCTATTGGTTGCGCACTGGCTGGTTTATGCTATGCTGAGTTTGCCAGTATGATTCCTATTGCAGGCAGCGCCTACACTTACTCTTATGCCACCATGGGCGAATTTATTGCCTGGATTATTGGCTGGGACTTAGTGCTTGAATATGCCTTAGGTGCAGCTACTGTAGCCATTGGTTGGTCGCAGTATCTCAATGATTTGCTCATGACGTTTTTTGGTACCTCTATACCGTATGAATGGAGCCACTCGCCATTTCAGTCGGCAGGAGGTGTGCATGGTATCGTTAATTTACCGGCTATCCTGATCATATTTTTGCTAACCATGCTGCTTATCCGCGGTACTGCAGAATCTGCAGTAGTGAATAACATCATTGTAATGGTTAAAGTGGCTATTGTGTTGCTGATTATCGGTTTTGGCTGGCAATTTATAAACCCGTTAAATCACACTCCGTACATGATACCTGCTGATGCCGGTACTGTAAAACTAAGCACTGGTGTATTGCACGATTATGCAACCACAGGTAACCATGGTTGGTTTGGGGTACTACGTGGCGCTAGTATTGTGTTCTTTGCTTTCATTGGCTTCGATGCCGTATCTACAGCCGCTCAGGAAGCTAAAAATCCACAAAAAGATATGCCTTTGGGTATTCTTGTATCGCTGGTTATTTGTACTGCTTTGTACATATTGTTCTCTCACGTTTTAACTGGTATAGCTTCTTACAAAGAGTTTTTAACCCAGGGCAGCGAAGCTTCAGTTTCTTATGCAATCCGTCATCATATGCCGGGTTACGAGTGGTTGGCTAAGCTGGTAACCGTAGCTATTTTAGCAGGCTTTTCATCAGTTATCTTAGTGATGCTGATGGGTCAAACCCGTGTATTTTATACCATGAGTATTGATGGTTTGGTTCCTCCGGTATTCTCTAAACTGCACCCTAAACATCGTACACCTTATAAATCACAATGGTTATTTTTCGTTTTTGTATCGCTGTTTGCAGGCTTTGTGCCCGATAGTATCGTGGGTGATATGGTAAGTATTGGTACCTTGTTTGCATTCGTACTGGTATGTGTGGGTATATTCATCCTGCGTTCAACCGACCCTGACCTTAATCGTCCTTTCAAAACGCCATTGTACTTCATAGTATGCCCATTGGGCGCTATTGTTTGTTTATTCATGATTGCCAGTGAAGGCTGGGAGAATTGGGCACGCTTAATTGTATGGTTAATTATAGGCTTTATTATTTACTTTAGTTATGGTATTAAGCACTCTAAAGTACGTTTAGGGGCAGATAAAACACCACTGGATCCGCCAAATCCTAAATTTGTTGATTAA
- a CDS encoding sodium-translocating pyrophosphatase produces MDFLYHNLIYLIPAMGLVGLVAMAVKSAWVTKQPAGDAGMNQLAGYIADGAMAFLRAEWKVLSYFAVIAIVLLAWSGNAVENSSPVIAVSFLIGAFLSAFAGYLGMRIATKANVRTTEAAKTSLAKALKVSFTGGTVMGLGVAGLAVMGLGALFILFYHIYVLKTGGNVNGEAMSKALEVLAGFSLGAESIALFARVGGGIYTKAADVGADLVGKVEAGIPEDDVRNPATIADNVGDNVGDVAGMGADLFGSYVATILATMVLGREIVSHDNFGGIAPVLLPMVIAGLGLLFSIVSASFVRINSETDSVQKALNIGNWSSILLTAIATYFLVQWMLPNETFHLVRDEVSPNVTKAGALLFTKNGVFLSILVGLVVGTLMSIITEYYTAMGKRPVLSIIRQSSTGHATNIIAGLAVGMESTVLPILVLAAGIFGSYHFAGLYGVAIAAAGMMATTAMQLAIDAFGPIADNAGGIAEMNQLPEEVRHRTDNLDAVGNTTAATGKGFAIASAALTSLALFAAFVGVAGIEHIDIYKANVLAGLFVGGMIPFIFSALCISAVGRAAMAMVEEVRRQFREIPGIMEYKAKPEYEKCVAISTKASIREMIAPGLIALITPIIIGFAFGPEVLGGLLAGVTVSGVLMGIFQSNAGGAWDNAKKSFEKGVEINGEMYYKKSDPHKASVTGDTVGDPFKDTSGPSMNILIKLMSIVSLVIAPHLNQEVNSNKHIQKELRMQSQTIHVLKADKKA; encoded by the coding sequence ATGGATTTTTTGTACCACAATTTAATTTACCTTATTCCGGCTATGGGCCTCGTTGGCCTGGTAGCAATGGCGGTAAAATCGGCCTGGGTAACCAAGCAACCAGCCGGCGATGCAGGCATGAATCAGCTGGCCGGCTACATTGCTGATGGGGCAATGGCGTTTTTGCGTGCCGAGTGGAAAGTGCTGAGCTATTTTGCTGTAATAGCCATAGTGCTATTGGCGTGGTCGGGCAACGCGGTCGAAAACTCAAGTCCGGTGATTGCCGTTTCTTTCTTAATTGGCGCATTCTTGTCGGCTTTTGCCGGTTATTTAGGAATGCGCATTGCCACTAAAGCAAACGTGCGTACCACCGAGGCTGCTAAAACCAGCTTGGCAAAAGCCTTAAAAGTATCGTTTACCGGCGGCACCGTGATGGGCCTTGGCGTTGCCGGTTTAGCGGTTATGGGACTAGGCGCGTTGTTTATTTTATTCTACCACATTTACGTGCTTAAAACAGGCGGTAACGTTAACGGCGAGGCCATGTCAAAGGCACTGGAAGTGCTGGCCGGTTTTTCGTTAGGGGCAGAGTCTATTGCGCTGTTTGCCCGGGTAGGCGGCGGCATTTATACCAAGGCTGCCGATGTTGGTGCCGATTTGGTGGGTAAGGTAGAAGCCGGTATTCCGGAAGATGACGTACGCAACCCCGCTACCATTGCCGATAACGTAGGCGATAACGTAGGAGACGTGGCCGGTATGGGTGCCGATTTATTCGGCTCATACGTAGCCACCATTTTGGCTACCATGGTTTTAGGGCGCGAAATTGTATCACACGATAACTTTGGCGGTATTGCGCCTGTGCTTTTACCTATGGTAATAGCTGGTTTAGGTTTACTTTTTTCGATTGTGAGTGCCTCGTTTGTACGCATTAACAGCGAGACCGACAGCGTACAAAAAGCTTTAAATATCGGCAACTGGTCGTCTATTTTATTAACGGCTATTGCTACCTACTTTTTAGTGCAATGGATGTTGCCTAACGAAACATTTCACTTAGTACGTGATGAGGTTAGTCCTAATGTAACTAAAGCCGGGGCCTTACTGTTTACCAAAAACGGCGTGTTTCTATCTATCCTTGTTGGCCTAGTAGTAGGCACATTAATGTCTATCATTACCGAGTACTACACGGCCATGGGCAAGCGGCCGGTGTTGAGCATCATCAGGCAATCGTCAACCGGGCATGCTACCAATATTATTGCAGGTTTAGCTGTGGGTATGGAGTCGACTGTATTACCTATCCTGGTATTAGCCGCTGGCATATTTGGGTCATACCATTTTGCCGGACTGTATGGCGTAGCTATTGCTGCTGCTGGTATGATGGCTACTACGGCCATGCAGTTGGCTATTGATGCTTTTGGGCCAATTGCCGACAACGCCGGTGGTATTGCCGAAATGAACCAACTGCCCGAGGAAGTTCGTCACCGTACCGATAATCTGGATGCTGTGGGTAATACTACTGCTGCAACCGGCAAAGGTTTTGCCATAGCATCAGCGGCGTTAACCTCGCTGGCCTTGTTTGCGGCCTTTGTAGGCGTGGCAGGTATTGAGCATATAGACATTTACAAGGCAAATGTGCTGGCCGGTTTGTTTGTAGGCGGCATGATACCGTTTATCTTTTCGGCGCTGTGTATATCGGCTGTTGGCCGGGCAGCTATGGCCATGGTAGAGGAGGTGCGCCGGCAGTTTAGAGAAATACCTGGTATAATGGAGTACAAGGCTAAGCCTGAATACGAAAAATGCGTAGCTATATCAACCAAGGCTTCCATTCGTGAGATGATAGCGCCTGGCCTTATCGCGCTGATTACACCTATTATCATCGGCTTCGCTTTCGGGCCGGAAGTATTGGGCGGTCTGCTGGCCGGTGTGACTGTATCGGGTGTGCTGATGGGCATATTCCAAAGCAATGCCGGCGGTGCGTGGGACAATGCCAAAAAGTCGTTCGAGAAAGGTGTAGAAATTAATGGCGAAATGTATTACAAAAAGTCTGACCCGCACAAGGCATCAGTAACAGGTGACACAGTTGGCGATCCGTTTAAAGATACATCAGGGCCGTCTATGAATATCCTGATCAAGCTGATGTCTATCGTGTCGCTGGTTATAGCCCCGCATTTAAACCAGGAGGTAAATTCCAATAAGCATATACAGAAAGAATTACGAATGCAGTCACAAACCATACATGTTTTAAAGGCTGATAAAAAGGCCTGA
- a CDS encoding amino acid permease has product MEQTSTQPKLKSELGLLDGTMLVAGSMIGSGIFIVSADIIRNVGSAGWLIAVWVITGFMTLTAAVSYGELSAMFPKAGGQYVYLKEAYNKLIAFLYGWSFFAVIQTGTIAAVGVAFSKFAAYLIPAVSEANILLSLPLGSFTFTLSAAQLVSIVIIILLTYINTKGVKGGKLITTTFTLTKLLSLFGLIIFGFIAFKADVWQTNWTHAWDMHKLNPNGSTSNYIIGAALGAIATAMVGSIFSSDAWNNVTFIAGEMKNPQRNIGLSLFLGTMIVTLIYVSANVMYTAVLPLQEIATAERDRVAVAASTVIFGNVGTVIIAIMIMISTFGCNNGLILAGARVYYTMAKDGLFFKKTGTLNKNAVPEFGLWIQCLVACILCLSGRYGDLLDMISFVVVVFYVLTIIGIYILRAKRPDAPRPYKAFGYPVLPAIYILMGLAFCVLLLIYKREYTLYGLFIVLIGIPIYYISQRNVKHEDTILSDS; this is encoded by the coding sequence ATGGAACAAACCTCTACGCAACCTAAACTTAAAAGTGAACTTGGCCTTTTAGATGGCACTATGCTGGTAGCCGGCTCTATGATCGGGTCGGGTATTTTTATTGTAAGCGCCGATATTATTCGCAACGTAGGGTCGGCCGGCTGGCTGATTGCCGTTTGGGTAATTACCGGTTTTATGACCTTAACCGCAGCTGTAAGCTATGGCGAGCTAAGCGCCATGTTCCCTAAAGCGGGCGGCCAGTATGTTTACCTTAAAGAAGCTTATAATAAACTCATCGCCTTTTTATACGGCTGGAGCTTTTTTGCAGTAATACAAACAGGTACCATTGCTGCGGTAGGTGTAGCATTTTCTAAGTTTGCAGCTTACCTGATACCTGCGGTTAGTGAAGCCAATATTTTGCTTAGCCTCCCCCTCGGTAGCTTTACTTTTACGCTAAGTGCCGCTCAATTAGTTTCCATCGTAATTATCATATTGCTTACTTACATTAACACCAAGGGCGTTAAAGGCGGCAAATTGATAACCACAACATTCACACTAACCAAACTATTAAGTTTATTTGGCCTCATTATTTTCGGTTTTATTGCCTTTAAAGCTGATGTATGGCAAACCAACTGGACACACGCATGGGACATGCACAAATTAAATCCCAACGGCAGCACTTCTAATTACATAATTGGCGCTGCATTGGGGGCGATAGCCACAGCAATGGTGGGCTCGATTTTTAGCAGTGATGCATGGAATAATGTAACCTTCATTGCCGGAGAAATGAAGAATCCCCAGCGCAATATTGGCCTGAGCTTGTTTTTAGGCACCATGATCGTCACGCTGATTTATGTTTCGGCTAACGTTATGTATACCGCCGTTTTACCTTTACAAGAAATTGCAACCGCCGAAAGAGACCGCGTAGCCGTTGCTGCATCTACCGTTATTTTTGGCAACGTGGGTACTGTTATTATTGCTATTATGATTATGATCTCAACTTTCGGCTGTAATAACGGATTGATATTAGCCGGCGCGAGGGTTTATTACACAATGGCAAAGGATGGCCTGTTTTTTAAAAAAACCGGCACTTTAAATAAGAACGCGGTTCCTGAATTTGGCTTATGGATACAATGCCTGGTAGCTTGCATACTTTGCTTAAGCGGCCGTTATGGGGATTTACTAGATATGATCTCGTTTGTGGTAGTTGTATTTTATGTGTTAACAATAATTGGCATATACATACTAAGGGCAAAACGTCCAGATGCACCCCGGCCTTATAAAGCTTTTGGATATCCCGTGCTTCCAGCTATTTATATACTAATGGGGCTTGCCTTTTGCGTATTATTACTGATTTATAAAAGGGAATATACACTTTATGGCCTGTTTATTGTATTGATTGGCATCCCTATATATTATATATCGCAACGCAACGTAAAGCATGAGGATACCATACTTTCTGATAGTTAG
- the dacB gene encoding D-alanyl-D-alanine carboxypeptidase/D-alanyl-D-alanine-endopeptidase, with translation MRIPYFLIVSFLFVNTYTQGQTTLQKSLQTAFNRLQQDSQCQYASISLTVLDAATGQQVFAVNPKMGLAPASTLKTATSITAFNLLGADYQFQTQFGYTGAIDAAGTLNGDLIMKGSGDPTLGSWRWPNTQEGHVLAELVNSLKQAGIKQINGRIIGDDSLFDTQSVPDGWIWQDLGNYYGAGPSALCWRENTFDIKYETGVVGSPVKILRTVPAMPYFDFKSEVATSGPGSGDHSYAYLPVGNKSMYIRGAYAIDKAKKSITVALPDPAYDAAWRLTDTLKRIGITVSREPESVITLNTKAEQAPAISTKLATLTSPQLSQIVYWLNKESINLYAEQLLKTMALKAGKKVSTNAGVQTLQNFWKARGIDANSMNIYDGSGLSPGNRITTHTLASILQSAVAQPWFSAFYDSLPLYNGMHMKSGTIADVVAYAGYQDHNGRRLCFSAIINNYNGSTSTVRQKLFKVLDELK, from the coding sequence ATGAGGATACCATACTTTCTGATAGTTAGTTTTTTATTTGTTAATACTTATACCCAAGGGCAAACCACTTTACAAAAAAGCCTGCAAACGGCTTTTAATCGCTTACAACAAGACAGCCAGTGCCAGTATGCCTCCATCTCGTTAACCGTGCTCGATGCGGCAACAGGTCAACAGGTTTTTGCCGTAAATCCTAAAATGGGTTTGGCACCGGCTTCTACGTTAAAAACGGCCACCTCAATAACTGCATTTAACCTACTGGGTGCCGATTACCAGTTTCAAACCCAATTTGGTTACACCGGCGCTATAGATGCTGCCGGCACGCTAAATGGTGACTTGATCATGAAAGGTAGCGGCGACCCTACCCTGGGCAGCTGGCGCTGGCCTAACACGCAGGAGGGCCACGTTTTGGCCGAACTGGTTAACAGCCTTAAACAAGCCGGCATTAAACAGATCAATGGCCGCATTATAGGTGATGATTCCCTTTTTGATACCCAGTCTGTACCCGATGGCTGGATATGGCAGGATTTGGGCAATTACTACGGCGCTGGTCCATCGGCCTTATGCTGGCGCGAAAACACTTTTGATATTAAATATGAAACGGGTGTGGTGGGCAGTCCGGTAAAAATATTGCGCACTGTACCGGCCATGCCTTATTTTGATTTTAAGAGCGAGGTTGCCACCTCTGGCCCAGGTTCGGGCGATCACTCTTACGCTTACTTGCCGGTTGGTAACAAATCGATGTACATACGGGGCGCATACGCTATAGACAAGGCCAAAAAGAGCATCACCGTTGCCCTGCCCGACCCTGCTTACGACGCCGCATGGCGCTTAACTGATACGCTGAAACGCATAGGTATTACGGTAAGCCGCGAGCCGGAATCGGTAATTACACTCAACACAAAAGCAGAACAAGCTCCTGCAATTAGCACTAAGCTGGCTACCTTAACGTCACCGCAACTTAGCCAGATTGTATATTGGCTCAATAAAGAAAGCATTAACCTGTATGCAGAGCAGTTACTTAAGACCATGGCGCTCAAAGCAGGCAAAAAAGTATCAACCAATGCCGGTGTACAAACGTTGCAAAACTTTTGGAAAGCACGTGGCATTGATGCCAACTCCATGAATATTTATGATGGCAGCGGCCTGTCGCCCGGCAACCGCATAACCACCCATACGCTGGCCAGCATTTTACAATCAGCAGTGGCGCAACCCTGGTTCAGCGCTTTTTATGATAGTTTGCCCTTGTACAACGGCATGCACATGAAAAGCGGCACTATAGCCGACGTGGTGGCCTACGCAGGTTACCAAGATCATAACGGCCGCCGTTTGTGTTTTTCGGCTATCATTAACAATTACAATGGCTCAACCAGCACCGTAAGGCAAAAGCTGTTTAAGGTTTTGGACGAGTTGAAGTAA
- a CDS encoding trimeric intracellular cation channel family protein, which yields MLSVTSVIELLGTIAFTISGAFSAMQKRLDAFGVIVIAFITAIGGGTIRDVLIGYTPVSWMRNLNGPILITVTAVVAILFKRNIKNFKVTLFVFDALGLGLFTLIGLQKGIDAGLKPGICVILGTITGCFGGVLRDILLNNIPLIFRKEIYATACIVGVVVYFALIPFMDPNWAKVIAIAIICSIRILAVRYDLKLPVR from the coding sequence ATGTTGAGCGTAACCTCCGTTATAGAGCTACTGGGTACTATAGCCTTCACCATATCGGGCGCTTTCTCGGCCATGCAAAAGCGGCTGGATGCCTTTGGGGTAATTGTAATAGCTTTTATAACCGCTATTGGCGGCGGTACCATACGCGATGTGCTTATTGGCTATACACCTGTAAGCTGGATGCGCAATTTGAATGGTCCAATCCTCATAACCGTGACTGCCGTTGTGGCCATCCTATTCAAAAGGAATATCAAGAACTTTAAGGTTACGCTGTTTGTTTTTGACGCCTTGGGTTTGGGATTATTTACCTTAATTGGCTTGCAAAAAGGTATAGATGCCGGCCTGAAACCTGGTATATGTGTCATACTGGGCACTATTACCGGGTGCTTTGGCGGTGTACTGAGGGATATTCTGCTTAATAACATCCCGCTCATATTCCGCAAAGAAATTTATGCCACGGCCTGCATTGTTGGCGTCGTCGTTTACTTTGCCCTCATACCGTTTATGGATCCCAATTGGGCTAAAGTAATAGCCATAGCTATAATTTGTAGCATACGTATATTGGCCGTTAGGTATGATTTGAAGCTGCCGGTAAGGTAG
- a CDS encoding DUF3253 domain-containing protein: MDKSAIQERVLSMATERGADKTVCPSEVARALFPANWRKHMDEVREAAVALQQQGKVVITQKGEPVDVNHIKGPVRIKIIK; this comes from the coding sequence TTGGATAAAAGTGCAATACAAGAACGTGTGCTAAGCATGGCTACCGAGCGTGGAGCAGATAAAACCGTCTGCCCGTCGGAAGTGGCCAGGGCTTTGTTTCCTGCTAACTGGCGCAAACATATGGATGAGGTACGGGAGGCCGCCGTTGCACTGCAGCAACAGGGCAAGGTTGTCATCACCCAAAAAGGGGAGCCGGTTGATGTAAATCACATTAAAGGGCCGGTACGTATCAAAATAATAAAGTGA